The following proteins are encoded in a genomic region of Cardinium endosymbiont of Culicoides punctatus:
- a CDS encoding NAD(P)H-dependent glycerol-3-phosphate dehydrogenase has translation MNWNNNMHKTIAVLGAGKFGTAVANLIAPNANHVLLYTNKAEHAFLSELGRSCAGQVLANNIKVTDDLTDILASCSIIFPVVPAAKFRSLMQQIAPKLTPEHVLIHGTKGLDLSECQEGESLCRRHIATMSEVIAQETAVQTIGCLAGPNLSTDLAKQQPASTVVASSSAKALAIGKYFLTNSWFRVYPSMDLLSVEFCSVLKNIFAIGAGMLAGSAYGDNTYAFFLTMSIAELQHIMCTIGISPSAILGPAGIGDLIATCGSSSSRNYTIGYRLARGEKITDILAGTHEVSEGVQTVKTIYQLMQSYGIRTPITDVIYRILFKELPIKTGISYLMRYTTKGV, from the coding sequence ATGAACTGGAATAACAATATGCATAAAACGATAGCTGTTTTAGGGGCTGGGAAATTCGGAACTGCTGTTGCAAATCTAATAGCACCCAACGCAAATCATGTTTTGCTTTATACCAACAAGGCAGAACATGCTTTTTTATCAGAATTAGGCCGTAGTTGTGCTGGACAAGTGTTAGCCAATAATATTAAGGTTACGGATGATCTCACAGATATCTTAGCATCTTGTTCGATTATTTTTCCAGTAGTACCAGCAGCTAAATTCCGTAGCTTAATGCAACAAATAGCGCCTAAGCTTACACCGGAACATGTATTGATACATGGGACAAAAGGACTTGATTTGTCTGAGTGTCAGGAAGGAGAATCACTCTGTAGAAGACATATCGCTACCATGAGCGAAGTGATTGCACAAGAAACAGCTGTACAAACCATTGGTTGTTTGGCAGGACCTAATTTGTCTACAGATTTAGCTAAACAACAGCCTGCTTCTACCGTTGTTGCCAGTAGTTCAGCGAAAGCCTTGGCTATTGGTAAATATTTTTTAACAAATAGTTGGTTTAGGGTTTATCCGAGTATGGATCTGCTTAGCGTAGAGTTTTGTAGTGTGCTTAAGAATATTTTTGCTATTGGTGCTGGCATGCTAGCAGGTAGTGCATATGGAGACAATACGTACGCTTTTTTCCTTACGATGTCTATAGCAGAGTTGCAGCATATCATGTGTACCATTGGCATAAGTCCTAGTGCTATATTAGGGCCAGCTGGGATCGGTGATCTAATAGCCACTTGTGGGAGCAGCTCAAGTAGAAATTATACCATTGGTTATCGTTTGGCAAGAGGAGAAAAGATTACGGATATACTAGCTGGAACACATGAAGTGTCCGAAGGTGTACAAACAGTAAAAACCATTTATCAATTAATGCAGTCCTATGGTATACGCACGCCGATTACAGATGTTATTTATCGTATTCTTTTTAAGGAGTTGCCTATAAAAACAGGAATTTCTTATTTAATGCGTTATACAACTAAAGGGGTGTAA
- a CDS encoding IS3 family transposase: MLDTNNQILIKYFKHIKDLKNGIDDYISKYNYQRYHSSIEYQKPMKYILGI; the protein is encoded by the coding sequence ATTTTAGATACCAACAACCAAATCCTAATTAAATATTTTAAACATATTAAGGATCTTAAAAACGGCATTGATGACTACATAAGTAAATATAATTATCAAAGATATCATTCAAGTATTGAATATCAAAAACCAATGAAGTATATCTTAGGTATCTAA
- a CDS encoding AAA family ATPase: protein MHQDPKNLENKRPAEDVEIGSDSKRQKLTYTGILPIGKSSIEAVIRSGYYVDKTYHAEKLFKEEATVFLSRPRRFGKSLFVSTLEEIAKGNKELFQDCYIYLTSPKENELSIVGKMFQSGYLTIDKYKPLSKGWWYKYMME from the coding sequence ATGCATCAAGATCCAAAAAATTTAGAAAATAAAAGACCAGCAGAAGATGTAGAAATAGGTTCTGATAGTAAAAGACAAAAATTAACATACACAGGAATTTTACCTATTGGTAAATCTAGCATTGAAGCTGTAATACGATCAGGATATTATGTAGATAAAACATACCATGCTGAAAAGTTATTTAAAGAAGAAGCCACTGTATTTCTTTCTCGTCCCCGTAGATTTGGTAAGTCTTTATTTGTTAGCACATTAGAAGAAATAGCTAAAGGAAATAAAGAGCTATTTCAAGATTGCTATATCTATTTAACCAGTCCTAAAGAAAATGAATTAAGTATAGTTGGTAAAATGTTCCAATCAGGGTATTTGACTATTGATAAGTATAAACCATTATCAAAAGGGTGGTGGTACAAATATATGATGGAATAA
- a CDS encoding AAA family ATPase translates to MIVKKNKTIYTMVLCLMLSLFSCKANKYGMEQENKRTRENLEQITKMDIDHLPIGDADIKNVISSGYYADKTKFAGKLLMEGKPTFLVRPRRFGKSLLISTIATIAEGAIHKELFKNYFIYNGAFEDENGKTIKYDWKKYPVIRLDFSKLNNETSDNLKLGIRKLLYDNAMRYDIASNMRNPEDPYPVEYYYSDLLIKLIKKFAELQKQEFGKLERKESTKLQEQESNYANRIVLLIDEYDSPVVNLDWNSEQHNDCIKVLKDFLTVVKSYAGDCQLIFLTGVTKFSLVNLGSGANIFQGNDVSLKQVFSDVAGYKEEDIKNLFENRFNYVIREMKKRTGQTYTKEGIMEAIKSYYNGYRFSYNGPSMYNPNSVLSFFQEGSLQGYWYKTGDPSILLNQMRNEIDRFDLDWEKLRFYVTQDDIMFTQSKKPLSLEALMYQTGYLTIDTYNPANGQYALKIPNEEVRVALTQNIQEVFLDEQKEIGIHHKKHVLTALQQEDWTXLLQLFRDACFANTSYEALKDDEKDFQNILHAFLNGVCHHTVGGPRIRVEEHSGSGRSDITMDDIKNNVVYIIELKKNQSAEVAIEQIEQKNYSGKYFRKKKIVHIGLNCIFNREDINHRNINECMIEVKRQDSNNNLTKDPKKKFVFKDEKFVEEAITVETLEKQKNRITK, encoded by the coding sequence ATGATTGTTAAAAAAAATAAAACCATTTATACGATGGTATTATGTCTTATGCTATCTTTATTTTCATGCAAGGCAAATAAGTATGGTATGGAACAAGAAAATAAAAGAACAAGAGAGAATTTGGAACAAATAACAAAAATGGATATAGACCATCTTCCTATTGGAGACGCCGATATTAAGAATGTTATAAGTTCTGGTTATTATGCAGATAAAACCAAATTTGCTGGTAAGCTTTTAATGGAAGGGAAGCCTACATTTCTGGTACGGCCACGTAGATTCGGGAAATCATTATTGATAAGTACCATAGCTACCATTGCTGAAGGAGCAATACATAAAGAGTTATTTAAGAATTACTTTATCTATAATGGAGCATTTGAAGATGAAAATGGCAAGACCATAAAATACGACTGGAAAAAATATCCTGTAATTAGATTGGATTTTTCTAAACTAAATAATGAAACCTCTGATAATCTAAAATTAGGTATTCGAAAGCTTTTATATGATAATGCTATGCGTTATGATATAGCATCAAATATGCGTAATCCTGAAGACCCTTATCCAGTTGAATACTATTACTCTGATTTATTGATAAAACTAATTAAAAAATTTGCAGAACTTCAAAAACAAGAATTTGGAAAACTCGAGAGGAAAGAATCTACAAAACTTCAAGAGCAAGAAAGTAATTACGCTAATAGAATAGTTCTTCTAATAGATGAATATGACAGTCCTGTAGTCAATTTAGACTGGAATTCTGAGCAACATAATGATTGTATAAAAGTGCTTAAAGATTTTTTGACTGTAGTTAAAAGTTACGCTGGTGACTGCCAGTTAATATTTCTAACCGGCGTAACTAAGTTTAGTTTGGTGAACTTAGGTTCCGGTGCCAATATATTTCAGGGTAATGATGTATCTTTAAAACAAGTATTTTCAGATGTAGCTGGTTATAAAGAAGAAGATATTAAAAATCTGTTTGAGAATAGGTTCAATTATGTCATACGAGAGATGAAAAAACGTACAGGACAAACATATACTAAAGAAGGCATTATGGAGGCTATAAAATCCTATTACAATGGGTATAGATTTTCTTATAATGGACCATCTATGTATAACCCTAATTCTGTCCTATCTTTTTTTCAAGAAGGCAGTTTGCAAGGTTACTGGTATAAGACAGGCGATCCTAGTATTTTACTCAATCAGATGAGAAATGAAATTGATAGATTTGATTTGGATTGGGAAAAGTTAAGATTTTACGTTACTCAGGATGATATCATGTTTACACAAAGCAAAAAGCCGTTAAGCTTAGAAGCTTTAATGTATCAAACAGGTTATTTAACCATAGATACCTATAATCCTGCTAATGGACAATATGCATTAAAAATTCCTAACGAAGAAGTAAGGGTGGCACTTACACAAAATATACAGGAAGTGTTTTTAGATGAACAAAAAGAGATAGGCATACATCATAAAAAGCATGTACTTACAGCTTTACAGCAAGAGGATTGGACTCNTTTATTGCAGCTATTTAGGGATGCTTGTTTTGCGAATACAAGCTATGAAGCACTCAAAGATGATGAAAAAGATTTTCAAAATATTCTGCATGCTTTTCTCAATGGTGTTTGTCATCATACAGTAGGTGGCCCTAGAATTCGTGTAGAAGAACATTCCGGTAGTGGGCGATCAGATATAACTATGGATGACATAAAGAATAATGTGGTTTATATTATAGAATTGAAAAAGAATCAGAGTGCTGAAGTAGCCATCGAACAGATAGAACAAAAAAACTATTCTGGTAAATATTTTAGAAAAAAGAAGATCGTACATATAGGCTTGAATTGTATTTTTAATAGAGAGGACATCAATCATCGCAATATCAATGAATGTATGATTGAAGTAAAACGACAAGACAGCAATAACAATCTTACCAAGGATCCTAAAAAGAAATTTGTATTTAAAGATGAAAAATTTGTAGAAGAAGCAATAACCGTAGAAACATTAGAAAAGCAAAAAAACAGAATTACAAAATAA